A genomic region of Antennarius striatus isolate MH-2024 chromosome 2, ASM4005453v1, whole genome shotgun sequence contains the following coding sequences:
- the LOC137588912 gene encoding uncharacterized protein, protein MFKRRFRVAAALLVVVVSPLLLECFTCQGRTGTRSDYPEGRCPMNLTSVLTQEPGGIYSECVSVHVWMKADDFCQAPRIEILSPVRETFRPTVTRRKHTKKCNNKKQRHETRVRCGWDVLQPPLHTNTLWELIHTCVEAEAGSVVSASFSTTSRSCNISYTVPDPVPVFDLSVDHFSKTITVTAAPGEQILARWCYQRSPRYCVGGEVPPQSGSVTLSVPYLLPCVCVQVYYSHTDARRQKTCPFRNVNLTDFRDVWLSSDVTLFRSSLTWHSVCPASDLNVSAALCWRHHEQLCTLAPNSTLEGEEGGQDLIYSTSAVDKHPQMCVQFSLHGSHHVSCPFHGDPSPWEVDVRLGGQNMFLYVTSSVPAKFSAQLCTLKERECTPMGGVWSATMAGNTSGGTLEVPLHVLSEEPCVQVWQSHPFLQGRRILCPDYTHRRCGVFAAALLVVVIVSAMLGIFIHRVIKTGAAGWLCAPQPVLLVCSSDQLAHVSAAFALASILQGELGATVLTALWALCVRTHPGARTGVADLGPIPWLYGQWEAVLKAEGKVLIVWSPEANRIYERWRKEKGILGKNDRKRDEYSRAEVRYQKIRVEVEKFLKLKYNKRKAARQKLSSNLCDGKDSEPQGGSSSVIGPVFTAALACLEGALQGLEDHRVVLVYFQGFCHSRDIPKALGRVPRYCLPQEFSGLVQELGGMRQVNAGEISRNCWPRLLSKVVSLWLARQLARRLQTLLPQRRGRRRREPSIVSSPETPETAQSRIRWPPPADGATPATAQEQEPLCQSPWQPDATTSQVSHI, encoded by the exons ATGTTTAAAAGGCGTTTTCGCGTCGCGGCGGCGCTCCTTGTCGTCGTGGTGTCGCCGCTGCTGCTGGAGTGTTTCACCTGTCAGGGGAGG ACTGGAACTCGATCTG ATTACCCAGAAGGCCGATGCCCGATGAACCTGACCTCAGTCCTGACCCAGGAACCCGGGGGGATCTACTCCGAATGTGTCTCCGTCCACGTTTGGATGAAAGCTGATG ACTTCTGCCAGGCTCCGAGGATTGAAATTCTGTCCCCCGTTAGAGAGACATTTAGACCCACCGTCACCAGGAGGAAACACACCAAAAAG TGTAACAATAAGAAGCAGCGCCATGAAACCCGAGTCAGGTGTGGCTGGGATGTCCTCCagccccccctacacaccaacACCCTG TGGGAGCTCATTCACACCTGCGTCGAGGCCGAAGCAGGAAGTGTGGTGTCGGCGTCGTTCAGCACGACATCCAGGAGCTGCAACATCAGTTACACGGTTCCAG ATCCTGTTCCGGTGTTTGATTTGTCTGTGGATCACTTCTCTAAAACCATCACCGTCACGGCGGCGCCTGGCGAACAAATCCTGGCCAGGTGGTGCTACCAAAGGAGTCCACGCTACTGCGTCGGTGGAGAAGTCCCCCCCCAGTCCGGATCTGTGACCCTGAGCGTCCCCTACCTCCTGCCCTGTGTCTGCGTGCAG GTATATTATTCTCACACAGACGCCCGCCGACAGAAGACGTGTCCGTTTCGAAATGTTAACCTCACAG ACTTCAGAGACGTTTGGCTGTCCTCTGACGTCACCCTCTTCCGGTCCAGCCTCACCTGGCACTCGGTGTGTCCCGCCAGCGACCTGAACGTCTCTGCCGCCCTCTGCTGGAGACATCACGAACAACTCTGCACGCTGGCCCCCAACTCCACcctggagggggaggaaggaggacaagacctg ATTTACAGCACGTCTGCAGTCGACAAACACCCCcagatgtgtgtgcag TTTTCTCTACATGGCAGCCATCATGTCTCGTGCCCCTTCCATGGAG ATCCGTCTCCGTGGGAGGTGGATGTGAGGCTGGGGGGCCAAAACATGTTCCTGTACGTCACCTCTTCTGTCCCGGCCAAGTTTTCAGCTCAGCTCTGCACTCTTAAAGAAAGGGAATGCACACCTATGGGGGGGGTCTGGTCAGCCACGATG GCTGGGAATACGAGCGGCGGGACGCTGGAGGTGCCGCTTCACGTTCTCTCTGAGGAGCCGTGTGTGCAG GTGTGGCAGTCACATCCTTTTCTCCAGGGCAGAAGGATTCTCTGTCCCGACT acacacacaggaggtgTGGCGTGTTCGCTGCGGCGCTTTTGGTCGTTGTGATTGTTTCTGCAATGCTGGGAATATTCATCCATCGGGTTATCAAAACTGGAGCTGCGG GTTGGCTCTGCGCCCCCCAGCCGGTGCTGCTGGTCTGTTCTTCAGACCAGTTGGCTCACGTCTCTGCTGCGTTTGCGTTAGCCTCAATTCTGCAAGGCGAGCTGGGGGCCACCGTGCTCACGGCGTTGTGGGCCTTGTGCGTACGAACGCATCCTGGGGCTCGGACGGGGGTGGCAGACCTGGGGCCCATTCCGTGGCTCTACGGGCAGTGGGAGGCGGTGCTGAAGGCGGAGGGGAAGGTGCTGATCGTCTGGAGTCCTGAAGCCAACAGGATCTATGAGAGATGGAGGAAAGAGAAGGGGATCCTGGGAAAGAACGACAGGAAACGAGACGAGTACAGCAGAGCGGAGGTGAGATACCAGAAGATCCGAGTGGAGGTGGAGAAGTTCCTGAAGCTGAAGTACAACAAAAGGAAAGCAGCGAGACAGAAGCTGAGTAGTAACTTATGTGACGGTAAAGACTCGGAGCCTCAGGGGGGGTCTTCGTCTGTGATCGGCCCGGTGTTCACCGCGGCTCTCGCCTGCCTGGAGGGGGCGCTGCAGGGGCTGGAGGACCACAGGGTGGTTCTGGTCTACTTCCAGGGCTTCTGCCACAGTCGGGACATCCCCAAGGCCCTCGGGCGCGTCCCCCGCTACTGCCTCCCGCAGGAGTTCAGCGGGTTGGTCCAGGAGCTGGGGGGGATGCGACAGGTGAACGCAGGTGAGATCAGCAGGAACTGTTGGCCCCGACTCCTGTCTAAAGTCGTGTCGCTGTGGTTGGCACGGCAACTGGCTCGCAGACTCCAAACGCTGCTGCCTCAGAGGCGAGGAAGGAGACGGCGAGAGCCGAGCATCGTTTCATCACCGGAGACGCCAGAAACGGCTCAGAGCCGGATCAGGTGGCCCCCGCCGGCCGACGGGGCGACGCCCGCAACCGCACAGGAGCAGGAGCCTCTCTGCCAGTCGCCGTGGCAACCAGATGCCACTACATCTCAGGTTTCACACATCTGA
- the brpf1 gene encoding peregrin isoform X1 has protein sequence MGLDFDVKTFCHNLRATKPPYECPVETCRKVYKSYSGIEYHLYHYDHENPTPAQAIPQKKRKGRPPRVSLAGSGDTDDGGGNGSGGPGHGGNTPCSPNRSERSHSPGRETMTYAQAQRMVELEIQGRIHRISIFESIDVVSEEDSDAEDVPPSGAGGNGGGVLNGSDGGGSEVGGSGKDRPDIPSSNGGKSTPKSGKHKSKEKKKDGSSHHHSAQSGPAVKLPEAVFRELDQERPDAPPRPSSYYRYIDKSVEELDEEVEYDIDEEDYIWLDIMNDKRRRDGVTPIPQEVFEYLMDRLEKESYFESHNKADPSTLIDEDAVCCICNDGECQNSNVILFCDMCNLAVHQECYGVPYIPEGQWLCRRCLQSPSRAVDCALCPNKGGAFKQTDDARWAHVVCALWIPEVCFANTVFLEPIDSIEHIPPARWKLTCYICKQRGSGACIQCHKANCYTAFHVTCAQQAGLYMKMEPVRETGANGTSFSVRKTAYCDIHTPPGSARPLAGVGGASVGSSHSDGELEEDDEPSIGHDDDSKGWSSERAKRAKAKSRLKMKRARKILAERRAAAPVVSVPCIPPHRLSKITSNLTVPRKSQFMQRLHSYWTLKRQSRNGVPLLRRLQTHLQSQRHIDPLPPQPPSQFTSVTSRDSDEKPSSLKEQLKPWQRLRHDLERARLLVELIRKREKLKRETIKIQQMALEMQLTPFLVLLRSTLEQLQERDTNNFFTEPVPLAEVPDYLDHIDTPMDFQTMWTQLESHRYLTFDAFEADFGLIVNNCLKYNAKDTVFYRAALRLREMGGAVMRSARRQAERIGFDYESGIHLPREPSPDSQRDKERDRDRDRDRDRDRERDRDRDREREQERQRERDREKDGLLSSNEEDLLLPENRRRLPLEEQLHYLQARLDEVSSGKHSIGQSRRAKALRKEISVIKRKLAHQREGCSGMGGREAGGGASSLPHHPSSAGHHDEGGESSSQEIGGKDLSVSSSLAPEVGRRTSVLFSKKNQKMAGPPKRPGRPPKNRDSGYGGAGISQSPIGPPQLPLLSATRQRKRPRSPRSSSTSDSDSDNDDLLPGLPSNGFDGGNQPVTESFRVYRSESRLPRSSSDSESTTSSSSSAASDRTSTTPSKQGRGKASFSRSAFQEDSSEETSGTENDSYSVGGSRSVSHLVRGRARSGCWMTSDEYSSLEALDLVWAKCRGYPSYPALIIDPKMPREGVFHRGVPIPVPPLDVLKLGEQMTQEAREHLFLVLFFDNKRTWQWLPRSKLVPLGVDQELDKEKMLEGRKSNIRKSVQVAYHRAMQHRSKVQGDPSSETSDSD, from the exons ATGGGGCTGGACTTTGACGTGAAGACGTTCTGTCACAACCTGCGGGCCACCAAGCCCCCGTACGAGTGCCCTGTGGAGACCTGCAGGAAGGTTTACAAGAGCTACAGCGGGATCGAGTACCACCTCTACCACTATGACCACGAGAACCCCACTCCTGCACAGGCCATACcccagaagaagaggaaggggcGGCCTCCTCGCGTGTCATTGGCCGGATCGGGGGACACGGACGACGGTGGGGGGAACGGAAGCGGAGGGCCGGGGCACGGGGGGAACACGCCGTGCAGCCCCAACCGGTCGGAGCGCTCCCACTCCCCGGGCAGAGAGACGATGACGTACGCCCAGGCGCAGCGCATGGTGGAGCTGGAAATCCAGGGGCGGATCCACCGCATCAGCATCTTCGAGAGCATCGACGTGGTGTCGGAGGAGGACAGCGACGCCGAGGACGTGCCGCCGTCTGGTGCCGGCGGGAACGGCGGCGGGGTGCTGAACGGCAGCGACGGGGGAGGAAGTGAGGTGGGAGGCAGCGGCAAGGACCGCCCGGATATCCCATCATCCAATGGGGGAAAGTCCACGCCCAAGTCCGGGAAGCACAAGagcaaagagaagaagaaggacgGCTCCTCCCATCATCACAGCGCCCAGTCCGGCCCTGCCGTCAAGCTCCCCGAGGCGGTCTTCAGAGAGCTGGACCAGGAGAGGCCGGACGCGCCCCCCCGGCCGTCGTCTTACTACAG GTACATCGACAAGTcggtggaggagctggacgaggAGGTGGAGTACGACATCGACGAGGAGGACTACATCTGGCTCGACATCATGAACGACAAGCGGCGGCGCGACGGCGTGACGCCCATCCCTCAGGAGGTGTTCGAGTACCTGATGGACCGCCTAGAGAAGGAGTCGTACTTCGAGAGCCACAACAAG GCAGACCCCAGCACCCTCATCGACGAGGACGCCGTCTGCTGCATCTGCAACGACGGGGAGTGTCAGAACAGCAACGTGATCCTGTTCTGCGACATGTGTAACCTGGCGGTGCACCAGGAGTGCTACGGCGTGCCCTACATCCCCGAGGGCCAGTGGCTGTGCCGCCGCTGCCTGCAGTCGCCCAGCAGGGCGGTGGACTGCGCTCTGTGCCCCAACAAGGGCGGCGCCTTCAAGCAGACGGACGACGCCCGCTGGGCACACGTGGTGTGTGCCCTCTGGATCCCAGAG gtCTGCTTCGCCAACACCGTCTTCCTGGAGCCGATCGACAGCATTGAACACATCCCCCCGGCGCGCTGGAAGCTCACCTGCTACATCTGCAAGCAGCGCGGCTCTGGCGCCTGCATCCAGTGTCACAAGGCCAACTGCTACACGGCGTTCCACGTCACCTGCGCCCAGCAGGCCGGCCTCTACATGAAGATGGAGCCGGTGAGGGAGACGGGGGCCAACGGCACCTCCTTCAGCGTCAGAAAGACGGCCTACTGCGACATCCACACGCCGCCCGGCTCCGCCCGGCCCCTGGCgggggtgggcggagccagcgTGGGCTCCTCCCACAGCGACGGCGAGCTGGAGGAGGACGACGAGCCCAGCATCGGCCACGACGACGACTCCAAGGGCTGGAGCTCGGAGCGGGCCAAGAGGGCGAAGGCCAAGTCCaggctgaagatgaagagggcgaGGAAGATCCTGGCCGAGAGGAGAGCCGCCGCCCCCGTGGTGTCCGTGCCCTGCATCCCCCCCCACAG gttgaGTAAAATCACCAGTAACCTGACGGTCCCCAGGAAGAGCCAGTTCATGCAGCGGCTCCACAGCTACTGGACCCTGAAGAGGCAGAGCCGTAACGGCGTTCCTCTGCTGCGGCGGCTGCAAACACACCTGCAGTCACAGAGACACAtcgaccccctccccccacagccCCCGTCCCAGTTCACCTCCGTGACCAGT AGGGACAGCGACGAGAAGCCGTCGTCCCTGAAGGAGCAGCTGAAGCCGTGGCAGCGGCTGCGACACGACCTGGAGAGGGCGCGGCTGCTGGTGGAGCTCATCCGCAAGAGGGAGAAGCTCAAGAGAGAGACG attaAAATCCAGCAGATGGCGCTAGAGATGCAGCTGACGCCCTTCCTGGTGCTGCTGAGGAGCACGctggagcagctgcaggagagAGACACCAACAACTTCTTCACGGAGCCGGTGCCTCTGGcggag GTGCCTGACTACCTGGACCACATCGACACCCCGATGGACTTCCAGACCATGTGGACCCAGCTGGAGTCCCACCGCTACCTCACGTTCGACGCCTTCGAGGCCGACTTCGGCCTGATCGTCAACAACTGCCTCAAGTACAACGCCAAGGACACGGTGTTCTACCGCGCCGCCCTGCGCCTCCGGGAGATGGGGGGGGCGGTGATGAGGAGCGCCCGGCGACAAGCCGAACGGATCGGCTTCGACTACGAGTCCGGCATCCACCTCCCCCGGGAGCCGAGCCCCGACAGCCAGCGGGACAAGGAGCGGGACCGGGAcagggaccgggaccgggaccgggacagggagcgggaccgggaccgggacagGGAGCGGGAACAGGAGCGCCAGCGGGAGCGGGACAGGGAGAAGGACGGGCTGCTGTCCTCCAACGAGGAGG ACCTGCTGCTGCCAGAGAACCGGCGGCGCCTCCcgctggaggagcagctgcaCTACCTGCAGGCGCGTCTGGACGAGGTCAGCTCAGGGAAGCACAGCATCGGCCAATCGCGTCGCGCCAAAGCTCTGAGGAAGGAGATCAGCGTCATCAAGAGGAAGCTGGCGCACCAGCGAGAGGGGTGCTCCGGGATGGGGGGCCGcgaggctggaggaggagcgtcGTCTTTACCCCATCACCCTTCGTCCGCGGGACACCACGACGAAGGGGGGGAGAGCAGCAGCCAGGAGATTGGAGGAAAAG ATCTGAGCGTCTCGTCGTCTCTGGCCCCGGAGGTGGGCCGGCGGACCTCCGTCCTCTTCTCCAAGAAGAATCAAAAGATGGCCGGACCCCCCAAGAGGCCTGGGCGGCCCCCCAAGAACCGGGACTCCGGCTACGGCGGGGCTGGGATCAGCCAAAGTCCCATCGGCCCCCCCCAGCTGCCTCTGCTGTCAGCGACCCGACAGAGGAAGCGTCCCCGGAGCCCCCGGAGCAGCTCCACCTCCGACAGCGACAGCGACAACGACGACCTGCTCCCAG GTCTGCCCAGCAACGGCTTCGACGGCGGGAACCAGCCCGTCACCGAGAGCTTCCGCGTTTACAGAAGCGAGTCGCGTCTCCCTCGGTCCAGCTCGGACTCCGAGTCCacgaccagcagcagcagcagcgccgcCTCCGACAGGACCAG CACGACGCCGTCGAAGCAGGGCCGGGGGAAGGCGTCGTTCTCTCGCTCCGCCTTCCAGGAGGACAGCAGCGAGGAGACGTCCGGCACCGAGAACGACTCCTACTCCGTGGGGGGGTCGAGGAGCGTTTCACACC TGGTCCGGGGCCGGGCCCGGTCCGGTTGCTGGATGACCTCTGATGAGTACTCGTCCCTGGAGGCCTTGGACCTGGTGTGGGCCAAGTGCAGAGGCTACCCGTCGTATCCTGCTCTG atCATCGACCCCAAAATGCCCCGGGAGGGGGTGTTCCACAGAGGCGTGCCCATCCCCGTCCCCCCCTTGGACGTCCTGAAGCTGGGGGAGCAGATGACCCAGGAGGCCCGGGAGCACCTGTTCCTGGTCCTGTTCTTCGACAACAAGAGAACGTG gcagTGGCTGCCGCGCTCCAAGCTGGTGCCGCTCGGCGTGGACCAGGAGCTGGACAAGGAGAAGATGCTGGAGGGCAGGAAGTCCAACATCCGCAAGTCGGTGCAGGTGGCGTACCACCGGGCCATGCAGCACCGCAGCAAGGTGCAGGGGGACCCCAGCAGCGAGACCAGCGACAGCGACTGA
- the brpf1 gene encoding peregrin isoform X2, protein MGLDFDVKTFCHNLRATKPPYECPVETCRKVYKSYSGIEYHLYHYDHENPTPAQAIPQKKRKGRPPRVSLAGSGDTDDGGGNGSGGPGHGGNTPCSPNRSERSHSPGRETMTYAQAQRMVELEIQGRIHRISIFESIDVVSEEDSDAEDVPPSGAGGNGGGVLNGSDGGGSEVGGSGKDRPDIPSSNGGKSTPKSGKHKSKEKKKDGSSHHHSAQSGPAVKLPEAVFRELDQERPDAPPRPSSYYRYIDKSVEELDEEVEYDIDEEDYIWLDIMNDKRRRDGVTPIPQEVFEYLMDRLEKESYFESHNKADPSTLIDEDAVCCICNDGECQNSNVILFCDMCNLAVHQECYGVPYIPEGQWLCRRCLQSPSRAVDCALCPNKGGAFKQTDDARWAHVVCALWIPEVCFANTVFLEPIDSIEHIPPARWKLTCYICKQRGSGACIQCHKANCYTAFHVTCAQQAGLYMKMEPVRETGANGTSFSVRKTAYCDIHTPPGSARPLAGVGGASVGSSHSDGELEEDDEPSIGHDDDSKGWSSERAKRAKAKSRLKMKRARKILAERRAAAPVVSVPCIPPHRLSKITSNLTVPRKSQFMQRLHSYWTLKRQSRNGVPLLRRLQTHLQSQRHIDPLPPQPPSQFTSVTSRDSDEKPSSLKEQLKPWQRLRHDLERARLLVELIRKREKLKRETIKIQQMALEMQLTPFLVLLRSTLEQLQERDTNNFFTEPVPLAEVPDYLDHIDTPMDFQTMWTQLESHRYLTFDAFEADFGLIVNNCLKYNAKDTVFYRAALRLREMGGAVMRSARRQAERIGFDYESGIHLPREPSPDSQRDKERDRDRDRDRDRDRERDRDRDREREQERQRERDREKDGLLSSNEEDLLLPENRRRLPLEEQLHYLQARLDEVSSGKHSIGQSRRAKALRKEISVIKRKLAHQREGCSGMGGREAGGGASSLPHHPSSAGHHDEGGESSSQEIGGKDLSVSSSLAPEVGRRTSVLFSKKNQKMAGPPKRPGRPPKNRDSGYGGAGISQSPIGPPQLPLLSATRQRKRPRSPRSSSTSDSDSDNDDLLPGLPSNGFDGGNQPVTESFRVYRSESRLPRSSSDSESTTSSSSSAASDRTSTTPSKQGRGKASFSRSAFQEDSSEETSGTENDSYSVGGSRSVSHLVRGRARSGCWMTSDEYSSLEALDLVWAKCRGYPSYPALIIDPKMPREGVFHRGVPIPVPPLDVLKLGEQMTQEAREHLFLVLFFDNKRTCALVR, encoded by the exons ATGGGGCTGGACTTTGACGTGAAGACGTTCTGTCACAACCTGCGGGCCACCAAGCCCCCGTACGAGTGCCCTGTGGAGACCTGCAGGAAGGTTTACAAGAGCTACAGCGGGATCGAGTACCACCTCTACCACTATGACCACGAGAACCCCACTCCTGCACAGGCCATACcccagaagaagaggaaggggcGGCCTCCTCGCGTGTCATTGGCCGGATCGGGGGACACGGACGACGGTGGGGGGAACGGAAGCGGAGGGCCGGGGCACGGGGGGAACACGCCGTGCAGCCCCAACCGGTCGGAGCGCTCCCACTCCCCGGGCAGAGAGACGATGACGTACGCCCAGGCGCAGCGCATGGTGGAGCTGGAAATCCAGGGGCGGATCCACCGCATCAGCATCTTCGAGAGCATCGACGTGGTGTCGGAGGAGGACAGCGACGCCGAGGACGTGCCGCCGTCTGGTGCCGGCGGGAACGGCGGCGGGGTGCTGAACGGCAGCGACGGGGGAGGAAGTGAGGTGGGAGGCAGCGGCAAGGACCGCCCGGATATCCCATCATCCAATGGGGGAAAGTCCACGCCCAAGTCCGGGAAGCACAAGagcaaagagaagaagaaggacgGCTCCTCCCATCATCACAGCGCCCAGTCCGGCCCTGCCGTCAAGCTCCCCGAGGCGGTCTTCAGAGAGCTGGACCAGGAGAGGCCGGACGCGCCCCCCCGGCCGTCGTCTTACTACAG GTACATCGACAAGTcggtggaggagctggacgaggAGGTGGAGTACGACATCGACGAGGAGGACTACATCTGGCTCGACATCATGAACGACAAGCGGCGGCGCGACGGCGTGACGCCCATCCCTCAGGAGGTGTTCGAGTACCTGATGGACCGCCTAGAGAAGGAGTCGTACTTCGAGAGCCACAACAAG GCAGACCCCAGCACCCTCATCGACGAGGACGCCGTCTGCTGCATCTGCAACGACGGGGAGTGTCAGAACAGCAACGTGATCCTGTTCTGCGACATGTGTAACCTGGCGGTGCACCAGGAGTGCTACGGCGTGCCCTACATCCCCGAGGGCCAGTGGCTGTGCCGCCGCTGCCTGCAGTCGCCCAGCAGGGCGGTGGACTGCGCTCTGTGCCCCAACAAGGGCGGCGCCTTCAAGCAGACGGACGACGCCCGCTGGGCACACGTGGTGTGTGCCCTCTGGATCCCAGAG gtCTGCTTCGCCAACACCGTCTTCCTGGAGCCGATCGACAGCATTGAACACATCCCCCCGGCGCGCTGGAAGCTCACCTGCTACATCTGCAAGCAGCGCGGCTCTGGCGCCTGCATCCAGTGTCACAAGGCCAACTGCTACACGGCGTTCCACGTCACCTGCGCCCAGCAGGCCGGCCTCTACATGAAGATGGAGCCGGTGAGGGAGACGGGGGCCAACGGCACCTCCTTCAGCGTCAGAAAGACGGCCTACTGCGACATCCACACGCCGCCCGGCTCCGCCCGGCCCCTGGCgggggtgggcggagccagcgTGGGCTCCTCCCACAGCGACGGCGAGCTGGAGGAGGACGACGAGCCCAGCATCGGCCACGACGACGACTCCAAGGGCTGGAGCTCGGAGCGGGCCAAGAGGGCGAAGGCCAAGTCCaggctgaagatgaagagggcgaGGAAGATCCTGGCCGAGAGGAGAGCCGCCGCCCCCGTGGTGTCCGTGCCCTGCATCCCCCCCCACAG gttgaGTAAAATCACCAGTAACCTGACGGTCCCCAGGAAGAGCCAGTTCATGCAGCGGCTCCACAGCTACTGGACCCTGAAGAGGCAGAGCCGTAACGGCGTTCCTCTGCTGCGGCGGCTGCAAACACACCTGCAGTCACAGAGACACAtcgaccccctccccccacagccCCCGTCCCAGTTCACCTCCGTGACCAGT AGGGACAGCGACGAGAAGCCGTCGTCCCTGAAGGAGCAGCTGAAGCCGTGGCAGCGGCTGCGACACGACCTGGAGAGGGCGCGGCTGCTGGTGGAGCTCATCCGCAAGAGGGAGAAGCTCAAGAGAGAGACG attaAAATCCAGCAGATGGCGCTAGAGATGCAGCTGACGCCCTTCCTGGTGCTGCTGAGGAGCACGctggagcagctgcaggagagAGACACCAACAACTTCTTCACGGAGCCGGTGCCTCTGGcggag GTGCCTGACTACCTGGACCACATCGACACCCCGATGGACTTCCAGACCATGTGGACCCAGCTGGAGTCCCACCGCTACCTCACGTTCGACGCCTTCGAGGCCGACTTCGGCCTGATCGTCAACAACTGCCTCAAGTACAACGCCAAGGACACGGTGTTCTACCGCGCCGCCCTGCGCCTCCGGGAGATGGGGGGGGCGGTGATGAGGAGCGCCCGGCGACAAGCCGAACGGATCGGCTTCGACTACGAGTCCGGCATCCACCTCCCCCGGGAGCCGAGCCCCGACAGCCAGCGGGACAAGGAGCGGGACCGGGAcagggaccgggaccgggaccgggacagggagcgggaccgggaccgggacagGGAGCGGGAACAGGAGCGCCAGCGGGAGCGGGACAGGGAGAAGGACGGGCTGCTGTCCTCCAACGAGGAGG ACCTGCTGCTGCCAGAGAACCGGCGGCGCCTCCcgctggaggagcagctgcaCTACCTGCAGGCGCGTCTGGACGAGGTCAGCTCAGGGAAGCACAGCATCGGCCAATCGCGTCGCGCCAAAGCTCTGAGGAAGGAGATCAGCGTCATCAAGAGGAAGCTGGCGCACCAGCGAGAGGGGTGCTCCGGGATGGGGGGCCGcgaggctggaggaggagcgtcGTCTTTACCCCATCACCCTTCGTCCGCGGGACACCACGACGAAGGGGGGGAGAGCAGCAGCCAGGAGATTGGAGGAAAAG ATCTGAGCGTCTCGTCGTCTCTGGCCCCGGAGGTGGGCCGGCGGACCTCCGTCCTCTTCTCCAAGAAGAATCAAAAGATGGCCGGACCCCCCAAGAGGCCTGGGCGGCCCCCCAAGAACCGGGACTCCGGCTACGGCGGGGCTGGGATCAGCCAAAGTCCCATCGGCCCCCCCCAGCTGCCTCTGCTGTCAGCGACCCGACAGAGGAAGCGTCCCCGGAGCCCCCGGAGCAGCTCCACCTCCGACAGCGACAGCGACAACGACGACCTGCTCCCAG GTCTGCCCAGCAACGGCTTCGACGGCGGGAACCAGCCCGTCACCGAGAGCTTCCGCGTTTACAGAAGCGAGTCGCGTCTCCCTCGGTCCAGCTCGGACTCCGAGTCCacgaccagcagcagcagcagcgccgcCTCCGACAGGACCAG CACGACGCCGTCGAAGCAGGGCCGGGGGAAGGCGTCGTTCTCTCGCTCCGCCTTCCAGGAGGACAGCAGCGAGGAGACGTCCGGCACCGAGAACGACTCCTACTCCGTGGGGGGGTCGAGGAGCGTTTCACACC TGGTCCGGGGCCGGGCCCGGTCCGGTTGCTGGATGACCTCTGATGAGTACTCGTCCCTGGAGGCCTTGGACCTGGTGTGGGCCAAGTGCAGAGGCTACCCGTCGTATCCTGCTCTG atCATCGACCCCAAAATGCCCCGGGAGGGGGTGTTCCACAGAGGCGTGCCCATCCCCGTCCCCCCCTTGGACGTCCTGAAGCTGGGGGAGCAGATGACCCAGGAGGCCCGGGAGCACCTGTTCCTGGTCCTGTTCTTCGACAACAAGAGAACGTG CGCTTTGGTGCGGTGA